The Pontibacter deserti region TTCTATAGGATAACTGCTCTTTGGGCCCTAAGTGAAGCTTTCCTGGGAGGTGTCTTACACGCCCTACATTTGCCCGGTACCGGATTGTTTGTGGGTGGTGCAGCAGTGCTTTGTATCAGTCTGCTCGCTTTTTACTGTCCTGCAAGGCATGCTATTCTTAAAGCCACCATATTAGTTATACTTATAAAAGGCATGCTTAGCCCGCACTCGCCTCCTGGAGCGTATCTGGCTGTGTTCATACAAGGGGGGCTAGGATATCTTTTTTTCTGGAGTAAGCGGTACTTTAAAGTTAGCTGCCTATTGCTCGGCGTAATCACGCAACTACAGTCTGCGTTACAGCGCCTGGTGGTTATGCTTATAGTGTTTGGTGCGGACTTATACCAGGTTGCGGATGGTTTTGTAGACTATATACTAAAGAAGGCCGGAATAGCAGCAGGAGACTATGTATTGTATGTAGTACTTCTGTATATCGGCTTGCATGTGCTAATGGGAGTTTTAGTTGGATGGCTTGCTGGGAGGCTTCCCAGAAGGTTAAAAAATGAGCACCATTCAATTAAAATATCATCTACTTTGGTTGAACAGACACCTATGATAACAAAGGACAAACGAAAAAGCCGCAGCAAATTTTTAATGTCCGGGGTAATGATTGGATCAATAGCGTTGTTAGCCTCCAGTTTATACTTCGGTATAATAGATGATAGTACAGTTTATGCCATACTTGCCCGTGCTATTTTGATCTTAGTTATTTGGGTGTGGGTGCTGTCTTCTTTTCTACAAAGGTTATTACTTCAATGGAGTAATAGTAAAAAGTCCCTTTTAGCTGAAGAATTAAGTCAAATAATAAGCCTTATGCCTTTCATAAAGCAAATGGCTCATGATTGCTGGCTCTCTTTAGCTCATTTGCCACTACTAAAAAGAATCTTCTTATTACCGGTTAAGCTCACGGCTTGTGTTATTGTAGAAAATAATAGCAATTGATACTTTGTACTTCTACATTAATAGGTTTATTTAAATATCTAAAAATACCTATACAATAATATAAATTACTCTTAATTGAACACTTAAGTTCTAAAATAAAAGTTGCCTATCTTCCTGATTTTAAGTTAAATGTTTAAACTTTGATGTTAATGGCTATATTTTAGGTGCCAAATTAATGTTAGATAAGTTATAAATATGACTATGGTGGCATAATTGCACAAATTATTTGATGTAAATTATGTGAAAGTGTTTTGAAATTAGATGTGGGAACCTATATTTGGTACACAAACTAATCTATAACTATTTATTTAACACTTTCTAACATGAAGAAGAGTTTACTACTCAGTTTCATTTTTGTGTTCGCGCTTGTGGTGCAAGTGCTCGCACAAAATCGAACAGTGACGGGTAAGGTAACAGACCAAGAAACAGGTCAGGGTTTACCAGGCGTTACAGTTTTACTAAAAGGTACATCTACTGGTACGGCAACAGGTGTAGATGGAAATTTCTCACTTTCAGTACCAGCCGCAGGAGGTACACTTCTATTTACTTACATTGGTTTTGACGCTAAAGAAGTAGCTATCAGTAACCAATCAACAGTGAATGTTCAGCTTAATGCATCTTCTACAGAGATATCTGAGGTTGTAGTAGTTGGATATGTAGAGCAGGACGTTAAAAAGATAACAGGTTCTGTTGCTACTGTTAGTGCCGCTAAGATTGAACAAGTTCCAATTGCGACATTCGATCAGATTCTTCAGGGACGTGCTCCAGGTCTTCAGGTATCAGCTGGTTCAGGTCAGCCGGGATCTTCATCAAGAGTACGTATAAGAGGTAACTCATCTATCAATGGTAGCAATGATCCACTTTATATTGTGGATGGTGTTCCTATTGATGCAAACGTATTTGCTACTATAAACCCTAACGACTTTGCATCTATCAACATTTTGAAAGACGCTTCTGCAACTTCACTTTATGGTTCAAGAGCTTCTAATGGAGTTATCCTTGTAACTACTAAGCGTGGTACTGCAGGTAAAACACGTTTGACCTACCGTACACAATATGGTGTTTCTACACCAACTCGTCAGAAATTCGATATGATGAGTACTGCTGAGAAAATTGAGTTCGAGAAGTATTTGTATAGTCAAGGAGTTACAGCTGGTGCTGTTGGTGCTTTCTATGGCAGAACAAAGCTACCTACTACTAATGCTCAATATCTAACAATGGAAGAAGCTGAAGCTGCTATTGCTGAGCTAGGAACAATAAATACGAATTGGTCTGAAGAAATTTTTAGAAATGCAAAAACACAATCTCATGAGGTTAATGCTTCAGGAGGTGATGCTAAAACCAAATTTTATGTTTCTGGTGCCTATTATGAGCAGGAAGGTATTGCATTAAGATCTGACCTAGAACGCTATACTGGTAGAGTAAACATAGACCATGATACACAAGATAAACTTAAATTTGGTTTAAGTTCATCTATGGGTTATTCTAAATCTAATTTCATCGAGTCTGAAGGTGCAGTTAACCTAAACAACCCGTTTGCAGCTGCATACCTTTACAACTCATATGAGAGAATCAAGAACCCTGAAACTGGTAAATACGAGACTCCTGCTACAGGTATCAATGTTTTTGAAAGAACTGAAAATCAGTCAAACACGAATGATGAGATCAAAGGTATAGGTAATGCCTATGCAGAATATGAAGTGTTTAAAGGGCTTACTTTAAAATCACTAGTAGGTATCGACTATCGTTCAAGAACTTTCGATCGTTTGATCAGCCCATTGTCTACAGCAGGCGCTGGTGCTACAGGCGGTCAAGGTAGCTTAAATCAGGCTTCTAACAGACGTGTTAAATTAATCAATACTAACACTGCTAATCTGGTAAGAAGCTTCGGGGACAGACACTATGTGAACTTTGTATTAGGAAACGAGACACTAACTGAAAAGTTCAGAAGTACAACTTATACAGGTTATGGAATTGATCCTAAGCGTCCCGTTGCTGCAGGTATCACGCAAGGTACAACTACAAACGGTTTTATACCTGTAGTAGGAGGTACTCAAACAGAGAACGCCTTAGTTTCTTATTTTGGTAACGGTACTTATACATTAGATGGCCGTTATAACTTCTCAGCAGGTTTAAGACGTGATGGTTCTTCTAAATTTGGTGCTAATAATAAATGGGCTACATTCTACTCGTTAGGTGCCGGTTGGAATATCTCTGATGAAAACTTCATGAAAGGAATTGAGTTTATCAATGATCTTAAGCTACGTGTGAGTTATGGTACATCAGGTAATCAGGATTTAGGTACTAATGCTGATTTCCCTTCATTAGGTCTATTTGGAACTTCTACTTATGAGGGTATTTCAGGTATAGCACCAATTGCTCCAGAAAACCCAGATTTAAAGTGGGAGAAATCAAATAAATTTAACATTGGTTTAGACTATAGCATCCTAGACAGAAGATTATATGGCTCAGTTGATGTTTATAATAACATCACAACTGACTTATTTATCAATACTCAATTGTCAAGAACTTCTGGTTTCACAACACTACAGCGTAACGTAGGTGAAATGAGAAACAGAGGTATCGAAATAGCAATAAGTACAGATATAATCAGAGGTGCTGATTTTAACTGGACAACAACATTAAACTTTGCTTATAACGACAACGAAATTCTTGATCTGTTCCAGGAACGCGAATTCGAGTTAGGTACTTCAATCGTAAGAGAAGGCTTGCCACTAGGTACACATTATGTTCCAACTTGGGCGGGCGTGAACCCTGCTAACGGTGATCCACTCTACTATGATTTAGAAGGTAATGTTACAAATGTGTTCAGTGATGATTATGCTCAGCCACAAGGTACATTCAACCCTCCGATTACTGGTGGTTTTAATAGTACAGTATCTTACAAAGGTTTAGAATTATCAACGTTTTTCTCGTTTGTGCAAGGCAATCAGTTATTTAATAATAATACCTTCTTTATCACGAATCCTAACTTTGCTTCTTTTAACCAATCTCGTGAAATGCTTGAAATTTGGAAGACTCCAGGACAAGTTACTGACATTCAAAGATTAGGTACTGAGAGACAGTTTACTACAAAAGATCTTGAAGATGGTTCTTATTTGAGATTTAGAAATGCGACTCTTGCTTATAATGTACCACAAGATATATCAAGCAAACTTAAATTAGGAAGCGTTAGAGCTTTTGTGCAAGCACAAAACTTATTCACACTAACTAAATTTACAGGTTTCGACCCAGAGCTAGATAACAATATTCAGCAATTCGATTATCCAGTTCCTAGAACTTACACAGTTGGTTTTGACATTGGGTTTTAATTGTAAGTTTTAAGGATTCTTAAAAATAATTAACATGAGATTTAATAAAAATATAACTATTCTTGCCCTAGCAATGGGCCTGATGGTTTCATCCTGCGAGGATGTGATAGATATTAAGCCTACAGACTCATTGGTAACTGATATCGCTTTAACAGATATCAATGACTTCAAAAAGGCTTTAACAGGTACTTATGCAGCAACTGCATCTGCTAGCTACTGGGGTGGCAACATGATCGTTCTTAATTATCAGCTTAGTGATAATGCAAGGAAATCAGTTCAAAATCTTGGAGAAGGTGTGCAGGTACACAGCTTTACTTACACAGCTGGTCTGGGTGAAGCTGCAAGCGCTTGGAACGCTATGTATAGCGTAATTAACAGAGCTAACATAATCATCAACAGAATTGATGCTATTGAAGGAACTGAGGCAGAGAAAAATCAAATTAAAGGAGAAGCGCTTGCTTTAAGAGCAATGGCACACTTTGATCTTGTTCGTTTGTTCTCGCAACGGTACGACTATACAGCTGATGCAAGTCATCTAGGTGTTCCAATCATGTTGGAGTCTAAAATTTCATCTCCTGCTCGTAACACAGTTAAAGAAGTATACGACCAAGTAACGAAAGATCTGACTGATGCAAAAGTATTACTCGCTGGAGTTACACAAAGCCCAACAAGAATAACTCCACTTGCAGTGTCTGCATTACAAGCGAAAGTTGCACTATATAGTAATAACCTTGATGAAGCTATTACATATGCTACTGAAGCACTTGCAGGTAAGCCAATTGCTGCTAAAAATGAATTCGCAGCAATGTGGAGACAAGGAAATGGTAACGCTGAAGCAATATTTAAGATTGCACTTCCTCAAGGCGCTGCAAACATTGGTGGTAACTTCTACAGCGTAACTAATGACCTAGTTTCATTTAACCCGACACAGGATCTTTTAGATGAATATGGTGCAACTGCAGAGGAAAAAGCTAAAGATGTAAGATATACATCTTATTATGAAATAGTTCCTACTAGAGCTGAGCCTAATATAGTGTTTAAGTACATTGATAAAAATGCAGCTATTAAAGGGCAAAGTGATGTTATCATCCTTAGATCTGCTGATATGCTACTTATAAGAGCTGAAGCTTATGCAAGAACGAATCAAGGTGATAAAGCTCTAGCCGACCTAAACACATTAAGAGCTGCTCGTATCACTGGTTTCACTCCAGATCCTGAATCAGGAGTTGGTCAGGAAACTGGACAGGATCTTCTCAATGCGATTTTTACTGAAAGAAGAAAAGAGCTTGCTTTTGAAGGTGACAGATTCTTCGATCTTAAGAGAAGAAATGAAGCAATAGTGAGAGGTGCAGATTGCAATTCTACTAGCTGTACTCTTCCTGCTGATGACCTGAGATTTGCATTTCCTATTCCACAGAGTGAGATATATGCTAATCCAAACATAGAACAGAACGAAGCTTATAAATAGAAATTAGAATGAAGAATATTAAAAGATATATAGCTTCTTTGTTATTAACTGGAGCTATGTTCAGCATGTTTTCATGCGAAGTAGAAGAAGATGAATATTACTTTAAAGGCCAGAACTTTGTAGCTTTCAATCAGGAGTCTTATACAGTTTTTGAAAATGGTGAAGAACCACTTTTAATAACAATAGGAGCTTCTGTAGGTAATGGAGTTAAGGAAGATGTTACCATAGAATATACGGTAGCTGGTAATGCAGTTGAAGGTGTAGATTACAACTTGAATTCGCCTCGTACAGTAACTATTCCTGCCGGAGAAAATAATGCTACTATTGAAATTGAACCTATCAACAATAATCAATTTGATTTATCTAGAACAATAGAGCTAACAATTACTTCTGTAAGTGATCCAAACCTCATAATAGGTATCAATAGCAAAGACAAGCTACAGTCTGCTGTAACAGTAAGTCTTGTGAATGATGACTGCCAAGTAAATACTTCTTCTTGGGAAGGTTCCAACACTGTGACAAGAGCAAGTACTGGATCAACCCACGTTGCGCCACTAGCAAAGAATACTAACGGTGATTGCAATATCCTATCAATAACAGGTAATGCATTTGGTTTGAATGCTGGCGCAAAAGTTGCGACAATTAACTTCATACCTGAATCAGAAGGTGCTAAAAAAGGTATTGTGAGAATGCCTAAGCAAAACGTAGGTCTGAGATTTACAGCTCCTGTAGGTGTACTTACTGTAGAAGGTAACGGTGATGGTGCTTATGATGAGACAACAGGTGAATTCTGGCTGAACGTAACAATGAAGTATGAAGATGGTACTGTCTTCAGACAAGATAAATACACATTCAAGAAGTCTCAATAAGACTAACTATTAAAACAAAAAAGGCAGGAAAATTTCCTGCCTTTTTTGTTTTAATAGTTTTCAATATCTTGTTCTAGATAACTATTAGAAATGAACAATAAAACTAATACTATACTATTAGCTGCTAGCTGCTTTACCCTTGGTGCCTTTACTTTTAAAATAGCAGAAGCTAAAATATCTGTAGCTATGCTGCAGCAGGCCCAAAATATAATAGGCTTAAACTTTACTAATGCTGAGTTAGATTCAGCTACCGCCGAGCTAGAAGATTTCAAAAATGGCTATGAGCGTATCAGGAAGGTTACATTAAAAAATGATGTTGCTCCTGCTATCGTGTTCAATCCTATTCCGGTTGGCTTTAAGTGGCCAAAGGAAAAGGAGAAGTTTAAGGTTGAAATGCCAAAGAAGTTAAAGCTTCCTGTTAACAGAGAAGACCTGGCATACTATACTATACCACAGCTGGCTGCGCTTATCAAAACAAAACAAATTTCATCTGAAGAGTTAACAACCTTTTACTTAAGCAGGCTGAAGCAGTACGGGCCAACTTTAGAGTGTGTAACGACGCTAACAGAAGAACTGGCTCTGCAGCAGGCACGACAGGCAGATAAAGAAATTAAAGCCGGTAAGTATAAGGGTTTGCTTCATGGTATTCCTTTTGGGGTAAAGGATCTG contains the following coding sequences:
- a CDS encoding RagB/SusD family nutrient uptake outer membrane protein, with the translated sequence MRFNKNITILALAMGLMVSSCEDVIDIKPTDSLVTDIALTDINDFKKALTGTYAATASASYWGGNMIVLNYQLSDNARKSVQNLGEGVQVHSFTYTAGLGEAASAWNAMYSVINRANIIINRIDAIEGTEAEKNQIKGEALALRAMAHFDLVRLFSQRYDYTADASHLGVPIMLESKISSPARNTVKEVYDQVTKDLTDAKVLLAGVTQSPTRITPLAVSALQAKVALYSNNLDEAITYATEALAGKPIAAKNEFAAMWRQGNGNAEAIFKIALPQGAANIGGNFYSVTNDLVSFNPTQDLLDEYGATAEEKAKDVRYTSYYEIVPTRAEPNIVFKYIDKNAAIKGQSDVIILRSADMLLIRAEAYARTNQGDKALADLNTLRAARITGFTPDPESGVGQETGQDLLNAIFTERRKELAFEGDRFFDLKRRNEAIVRGADCNSTSCTLPADDLRFAFPIPQSEIYANPNIEQNEAYK
- a CDS encoding SusC/RagA family TonB-linked outer membrane protein — encoded protein: MKKSLLLSFIFVFALVVQVLAQNRTVTGKVTDQETGQGLPGVTVLLKGTSTGTATGVDGNFSLSVPAAGGTLLFTYIGFDAKEVAISNQSTVNVQLNASSTEISEVVVVGYVEQDVKKITGSVATVSAAKIEQVPIATFDQILQGRAPGLQVSAGSGQPGSSSRVRIRGNSSINGSNDPLYIVDGVPIDANVFATINPNDFASINILKDASATSLYGSRASNGVILVTTKRGTAGKTRLTYRTQYGVSTPTRQKFDMMSTAEKIEFEKYLYSQGVTAGAVGAFYGRTKLPTTNAQYLTMEEAEAAIAELGTINTNWSEEIFRNAKTQSHEVNASGGDAKTKFYVSGAYYEQEGIALRSDLERYTGRVNIDHDTQDKLKFGLSSSMGYSKSNFIESEGAVNLNNPFAAAYLYNSYERIKNPETGKYETPATGINVFERTENQSNTNDEIKGIGNAYAEYEVFKGLTLKSLVGIDYRSRTFDRLISPLSTAGAGATGGQGSLNQASNRRVKLINTNTANLVRSFGDRHYVNFVLGNETLTEKFRSTTYTGYGIDPKRPVAAGITQGTTTNGFIPVVGGTQTENALVSYFGNGTYTLDGRYNFSAGLRRDGSSKFGANNKWATFYSLGAGWNISDENFMKGIEFINDLKLRVSYGTSGNQDLGTNADFPSLGLFGTSTYEGISGIAPIAPENPDLKWEKSNKFNIGLDYSILDRRLYGSVDVYNNITTDLFINTQLSRTSGFTTLQRNVGEMRNRGIEIAISTDIIRGADFNWTTTLNFAYNDNEILDLFQEREFELGTSIVREGLPLGTHYVPTWAGVNPANGDPLYYDLEGNVTNVFSDDYAQPQGTFNPPITGGFNSTVSYKGLELSTFFSFVQGNQLFNNNTFFITNPNFASFNQSREMLEIWKTPGQVTDIQRLGTERQFTTKDLEDGSYLRFRNATLAYNVPQDISSKLKLGSVRAFVQAQNLFTLTKFTGFDPELDNNIQQFDYPVPRTYTVGFDIGF